From a single Pseudobutyrivibrio xylanivorans genomic region:
- a CDS encoding DUF6796 family protein: protein MNNLTSRQKIMFGVYSMILAMIGDYLLGYKTFSTSSSPEAYMGITWNVVPDWRYATSSILGFMCAALFAVGAVEVISVLDKKYKLGNSKLFKLFKIANWAGILYFAFVHIGICMLPVVFNAGMEVTGDVQTSVNMVFRVLKSIAVPLAVGFIVCDVFVTIAWIGMILKKMIPVKIIGIICCPIITALLGQLMNYISEGSDSGFESFGWLLMYLICAFSLVNKEERV from the coding sequence ATGAATAACCTTACATCACGCCAGAAGATTATGTTTGGCGTATATTCGATGATTTTAGCTATGATAGGTGATTATCTGCTGGGTTACAAAACATTTAGTACCTCCAGCTCGCCTGAAGCATATATGGGAATCACTTGGAATGTAGTACCTGATTGGAGATATGCAACATCTTCTATATTAGGCTTTATGTGTGCTGCACTATTTGCCGTAGGTGCTGTGGAAGTAATCAGCGTATTAGATAAAAAATACAAACTAGGAAATTCAAAACTATTTAAACTCTTCAAAATAGCAAATTGGGCCGGTATTCTCTACTTCGCATTTGTTCATATAGGAATATGTATGCTTCCCGTTGTATTCAACGCTGGAATGGAAGTAACTGGAGATGTTCAAACCTCTGTAAATATGGTTTTCAGAGTATTAAAAAGTATTGCGGTACCATTAGCTGTAGGTTTTATAGTATGTGATGTATTCGTAACTATAGCCTGGATTGGAATGATTCTAAAAAAGATGATTCCAGTTAAAATAATTGGAATCATTTGTTGCCCTATAATTACTGCACTTTTGGGTCAGCTTATGAATTACATTTCTGAAGGATCCGATTCAGGATTTGAATCATTCGGATGGTTACTTATGTACTTGATTTGTGCGTTTTCTTTAGTTAATAAAGAGGAGAGAGTATAA
- a CDS encoding GNAT family N-acetyltransferase, producing MTNRKTNIVPFEMKYLNEYYDGFNTEITKYQWPDPFRTVDDAKELLQELLDEMKKDETLLFAVVDSEERFVGSVEMHGLSEDCPEVGVWICEPEQEKGYAYEALSYILHFAQDKYGKKNFFYEADVRNIGSTKLLNKFSNLYEINTLGVEDFVTDSGKELKLQGSVMKVK from the coding sequence ATGACGAATAGAAAGACTAACATTGTTCCTTTTGAAATGAAGTATTTGAATGAGTATTATGATGGCTTTAATACTGAGATTACAAAATACCAATGGCCTGATCCTTTTCGTACAGTTGATGATGCAAAAGAGTTATTACAAGAATTATTGGATGAAATGAAAAAGGATGAAACACTTTTATTTGCGGTTGTTGATTCAGAAGAAAGATTTGTTGGAAGTGTTGAGATGCATGGACTTTCAGAGGATTGTCCGGAAGTGGGAGTATGGATTTGTGAGCCTGAGCAGGAAAAGGGGTACGCATATGAAGCCCTTTCTTATATATTGCATTTCGCGCAGGATAAATATGGTAAAAAGAATTTCTTTTACGAGGCTGATGTTCGAAATATCGGTAGTACTAAATTACTGAATAAGTTTTCGAATCTATACGAAATCAATACGCTTGGCGTAGAAGATTTTGTAACGGATTCGGGAAAAGAGCTTAAATTGCAGGGGTCAGTAATGAAAGTTAAATAA
- a CDS encoding alpha/beta hydrolase, producing MRQFTYADEIDSAVLMVHGEKAHSCYFSKDAFKLLKGDNKELMIIPGASHIDLYDNMDVIPFDHIEEFVRKNI from the coding sequence ATGCGCCAGTTCACATATGCAGATGAGATTGACAGCGCAGTACTTATGGTTCATGGCGAGAAAGCTCATTCTTGCTATTTCAGCAAAGATGCTTTCAAGCTTTTAAAGGGAGACAATAAGGAACTAATGATTATCCCAGGCGCAAGTCACATAGATTTATATGACAATATGGATGTGATTCCTTTTGACCATATTGAGGAGTTTGTAAGGAAAAATATATGA
- a CDS encoding cyclophilin-like fold protein has translation MKIRIAFTIVILVSIMLGITACGSNTNDNAATETSTLREEPKVNEAEVNDTKSMVMKIGEIPVDITWEDNASVEELKSLADSGLTIPMSMYGGFEQVGPIGTSITRDDKQTTTSAGDVVLYSGNQLVVFYGSNSWAYTRLGKINLSEKDLIELLSNGDVTITLHVE, from the coding sequence ATGAAGATAAGGATAGCATTTACAATAGTCATATTAGTGTCTATTATGCTGGGAATAACAGCGTGTGGCTCGAATACAAATGATAATGCGGCAACAGAGACATCAACTTTAAGGGAAGAGCCTAAGGTAAATGAAGCGGAGGTGAATGACACGAAAAGCATGGTGATGAAAATCGGAGAAATACCTGTAGATATTACCTGGGAAGATAATGCTTCCGTCGAAGAACTTAAGAGTCTTGCAGATTCGGGACTGACAATACCGATGTCGATGTATGGCGGATTTGAGCAGGTGGGACCTATCGGAACGAGTATTACAAGAGATGATAAACAAACGACCACATCAGCGGGAGATGTTGTTTTGTATTCCGGGAATCAGCTGGTAGTCTTTTACGGCTCCAATTCCTGGGCATATACAAGGCTTGGGAAAATCAACTTGTCGGAAAAAGATTTAATAGAATTGCTGAGCAACGGTGATGTCACAATCACGCTGCATGTGGAATAA
- a CDS encoding LacI family DNA-binding transcriptional regulator — protein sequence MGNRVTLQEIADALGLSRNTVSRALNNTGNVSAETRNKICQTAMSMGYKQFNMAGFTQPAAMPGEAMAPTDKTEIALFTQAFPGNSHSGTKLLEAFQHKIDALGYKLSINIIRDYEINNMCFPTNIDIENVAAILCMELFSESYCEFLCKQNIPMLFVDTPLSQRCPIKADVIYMENLSSVHHMLDTMIDSGCKRISFIGDRFHCQSFYERWQAYVSVLTDRGIAIDMDSCILADDSNPYSDTTWLSQQIASLKQLPDLFFCANDFLAMSTIKALKLLGKKVPKDIRICGFDDAPEASLMEPSLTTIKIHSSSMGYIAADLLLARIANPAMPYKRTYIETDIIYRESTASE from the coding sequence ATGGGAAATAGAGTTACTTTACAAGAGATAGCAGATGCCTTGGGACTTTCTAGAAACACTGTTTCAAGAGCACTTAACAATACAGGAAATGTATCAGCAGAAACCAGAAATAAAATATGCCAGACCGCTATGTCCATGGGCTACAAGCAGTTCAATATGGCAGGGTTCACTCAGCCTGCTGCAATGCCAGGAGAAGCAATGGCTCCCACTGATAAAACAGAAATTGCTTTATTCACCCAGGCTTTCCCTGGCAACTCTCACTCTGGAACAAAGCTTTTAGAGGCCTTTCAGCACAAGATAGATGCGCTGGGCTACAAGCTTTCTATAAACATCATTCGCGATTATGAAATCAACAACATGTGCTTTCCAACCAACATTGATATCGAAAATGTTGCCGCAATACTTTGCATGGAGCTGTTTTCAGAAAGCTACTGCGAATTTCTTTGCAAGCAGAATATCCCGATGCTATTTGTGGATACTCCACTTAGCCAAAGATGCCCTATTAAGGCAGATGTTATATATATGGAAAATCTTTCAAGCGTTCACCACATGCTTGATACCATGATTGACAGCGGCTGCAAAAGGATTTCATTTATCGGCGATAGATTCCACTGCCAGTCCTTCTATGAAAGATGGCAGGCTTACGTTTCAGTCCTTACTGACAGAGGCATTGCAATAGATATGGATAGCTGCATACTTGCAGACGACAGCAATCCCTACTCTGACACAACCTGGCTTAGCCAACAGATTGCCTCCCTGAAGCAGCTCCCTGATTTATTTTTCTGTGCCAACGACTTTTTAGCTATGTCTACAATCAAAGCATTGAAATTGTTAGGGAAGAAGGTCCCAAAGGATATTCGTATATGCGGATTCGATGATGCCCCAGAGGCAAGCCTGATGGAGCCTAGCCTTACCACCATCAAAATCCATTCCAGCTCTATGGGCTATATAGCAGCAGATTTGCTTCTTGCAAGAATCGCAAATCCTGCCATGCCTTATAAAAGAACTTATATAGAAACAGATATTATTTACAGAGAATCAACAGCTTCCGAGTAG
- a CDS encoding glycoside hydrolase family 32 protein: MKKVVLMLLLAAMCVNAVGCGAGSNAEVTDEEKYIGEEWSNYVFYPASIEGFVGDTMPFYDDGKFNVFYLADQRNGKQGYHPWGLIQTEDFSSFDDKGVVINYGETVESQDIALGTGSVIKDKDGIYHAFYTGHNDTYSPKEAVMHATSKDMENWDKIPEDTFTGSGNYSQDDFRDPYVMYSEEDKCYLMFITTRANNNGVIAKYSSNDLKTWKDEGVFFENDMGNDSNMECPTVLKYKDKWYLSFSDQWPNRQVHYRISDSLNGTFEKPANDVFDCNGFYAGRLETDGDNLYVVGWCGTKKNHQDADEYDWGGNMVTHLLNQNSDGTLNPVLNPSIKSTLKNECKLSPVKMTESVKEKAGNYSFSGNDYEVVGFKNIMGSYLLETTVSDFDENGMFGLCFNTNDESVGNLNIVFNAATNKIEFYNTSNIVQTAAQSSLDYDIKNAGELNIKAVIAGGVVVCYVNDEVAFTSRMYLSQGGQWGLFSIKSPVTFKDTKLYK; the protein is encoded by the coding sequence ATGAAGAAGGTTGTTTTGATGCTTCTGCTAGCTGCTATGTGCGTAAATGCGGTAGGCTGTGGCGCAGGTTCTAATGCGGAAGTCACAGATGAGGAAAAGTACATAGGAGAGGAGTGGAGTAATTACGTGTTTTACCCAGCTTCAATAGAAGGCTTTGTTGGTGACACAATGCCATTTTATGATGATGGAAAATTCAATGTTTTCTATCTGGCTGACCAAAGAAATGGCAAACAGGGATATCATCCTTGGGGCTTAATTCAGACAGAGGATTTTTCCAGTTTTGATGATAAGGGAGTAGTTATAAATTACGGTGAAACAGTTGAGAGTCAGGATATTGCTCTTGGTACAGGAAGTGTAATCAAGGATAAGGATGGAATCTATCATGCTTTTTACACAGGACACAATGATACCTATTCGCCAAAGGAAGCAGTGATGCATGCCACAAGTAAGGACATGGAAAACTGGGATAAGATTCCAGAGGATACCTTTACAGGAAGCGGCAATTATTCACAGGACGATTTTAGAGATCCTTACGTAATGTATTCAGAGGAAGATAAATGCTATCTCATGTTTATCACAACAAGAGCTAACAACAATGGTGTAATAGCAAAGTATTCTTCTAATGATTTAAAGACATGGAAGGATGAGGGTGTCTTCTTTGAAAACGATATGGGCAACGATTCCAACATGGAATGTCCTACAGTTTTAAAGTATAAGGATAAGTGGTATCTATCATTTTCAGACCAGTGGCCAAACAGGCAGGTTCATTATCGTATATCCGATAGTTTAAATGGAACCTTTGAAAAGCCAGCTAATGATGTATTTGACTGTAACGGTTTTTATGCAGGCCGCTTAGAGACAGATGGAGATAATCTTTATGTAGTTGGTTGGTGCGGAACAAAGAAGAATCACCAGGATGCTGATGAGTATGACTGGGGCGGAAATATGGTCACTCACTTACTTAATCAAAATAGCGATGGAACACTTAATCCTGTATTAAATCCTAGCATCAAGAGTACCTTGAAAAATGAATGCAAGCTTTCACCGGTGAAGATGACAGAATCAGTTAAGGAAAAGGCTGGAAACTATTCATTTAGCGGCAATGATTATGAGGTAGTTGGTTTTAAAAATATTATGGGAAGCTACCTACTTGAAACTACAGTTTCGGATTTTGATGAAAATGGTATGTTTGGACTTTGCTTTAATACAAATGATGAAAGCGTTGGAAATCTTAACATTGTGTTTAATGCAGCTACAAATAAAATCGAGTTTTATAACACAAGCAACATCGTGCAAACAGCAGCACAGTCTAGTTTAGACTATGATATAAAAAATGCAGGGGAGCTTAATATAAAGGCTGTTATTGCCGGTGGTGTGGTTGTTTGTTATGTAAATGACGAGGTGGCATTTACATCGAGAATGTATCTTTCACAGGGAGGCCAATGGGGATTATTTAGCATCAAATCCCCAGTGACCTTCAAGGATACAAAGCTATATAAGTAG
- a CDS encoding MptD family putative ECF transporter S component, translated as MYLYVCAKMKCFGAAAFLNAYVLIIGTLVGEGNLAFYIIMVIVAAVAELVRKVFGYDTKKGVRFSFIPFAYSFYAYSAHWWANTEDSLQAAVDEMPEGYAEMMEPVIANIPALVIALILVIPVALLGLWIAEEVMKKQAESFS; from the coding sequence GTGTATCTATATGTGTGTGCAAAGATGAAGTGTTTTGGAGCTGCGGCATTTTTGAATGCATATGTGCTAATCATTGGAACTCTTGTAGGCGAAGGTAATCTTGCATTCTACATCATAATGGTTATTGTGGCAGCGGTTGCTGAGCTGGTTCGAAAGGTATTTGGTTATGATACCAAGAAAGGTGTCAGATTCAGCTTTATTCCTTTTGCATATTCATTCTATGCATATTCTGCGCATTGGTGGGCAAATACAGAGGATTCTCTTCAAGCGGCCGTAGATGAAATGCCAGAAGGATATGCAGAGATGATGGAACCTGTTATAGCAAATATTCCAGCACTTGTGATTGCGCTTATATTGGTAATTCCTGTGGCACTTCTTGGACTGTGGATTGCTGAGGAAGTGATGAAAAAACAGGCGGAGTCGTTTAGTTAA